One Rhizobium sp. NRK18 genomic window carries:
- the kdpB gene encoding potassium-transporting ATPase subunit KdpB: protein MSTLSHQPHAPSLFDPAILAPAARDAVRKLDPRRLVRNPVIFVTEVVAGFVSFIFINDLISHAAEAIFSGQIAAWLWFTVLFATFAEAVAEGRGRAQAESLRQAKSELVAHRLKADGTTESIAAEKLRLGDLVLVKAGELIPGDGEVIEGIASVNESAITGESAPVIRESGGDRSAVTGRTQVLSDWIKVKITVQPGSSFVDRMIALIEGAERQKTPNEIALSILLSGLTLVFLIVVVCVWGLAGYSGTVVSVTVLAALLVTLIPTTIGGLLSAIGIAGMDRLVRFNVIATSGRAVEAAGDVDTLLLDKTGTITYGNRMASDFLPAPGVEPHELAEAALLASLADETPEGRSIVALASGTYGIATPDLIADAIVPFAAETRLSGCDIGDRRLRKGAVDSILRFAGVVESGGPLAFRQAVEKVARTGGTPLAVADGDRLLGVIHLKDVVKPGIKERFAELRAMGIRTVMVTGDNPVTAAAIASEAGVDDFLAEAKPEDKLAYIRTQQAEGRLVAMCGDGTNDAPALAQADVGVAMQTGTQAAREAANMVDLDSSPTKLIEIVEIGKQLLMTRGALTTFSIANDVAKYFAIIPALFVVTYPQLGLLNIMALGSPKSAILSAVIFNALIIIALIPLALKGISYRPAGADVLLRRNLLLYGLGGLVLPFAGIKIIDFAIVFLNLV from the coding sequence ATGTCCACCCTATCGCACCAGCCCCATGCTCCCAGTCTCTTCGACCCGGCGATCCTCGCGCCGGCGGCAAGAGATGCCGTGAGGAAGCTCGACCCGCGACGTCTCGTCCGCAACCCGGTCATCTTCGTCACGGAAGTCGTCGCCGGCTTCGTGAGCTTCATCTTCATCAACGACCTGATCTCCCATGCCGCCGAGGCAATCTTCTCCGGGCAGATAGCCGCCTGGCTCTGGTTCACCGTGCTTTTCGCAACCTTTGCCGAAGCGGTTGCGGAAGGACGCGGCCGCGCCCAGGCAGAAAGCCTGCGGCAGGCAAAGTCAGAACTCGTCGCTCACCGTCTGAAGGCCGACGGGACCACGGAGTCCATTGCAGCCGAGAAGCTTAGGCTCGGCGACCTCGTCCTTGTGAAAGCGGGGGAGCTGATCCCCGGCGACGGCGAGGTGATCGAGGGAATTGCTTCCGTCAACGAAAGTGCGATCACGGGCGAATCCGCCCCCGTGATCCGCGAATCCGGCGGCGACCGCTCCGCGGTGACGGGCAGAACGCAGGTCCTTTCAGACTGGATCAAGGTCAAGATCACCGTTCAACCGGGGTCGAGTTTCGTTGATCGCATGATTGCACTGATCGAGGGGGCCGAACGCCAGAAGACGCCCAATGAGATTGCGCTCTCCATTCTGCTCTCCGGCCTGACCTTGGTCTTCCTGATCGTCGTCGTATGCGTCTGGGGGCTGGCCGGCTACTCGGGAACGGTCGTGTCCGTAACCGTTCTGGCGGCCCTGCTCGTCACGCTCATCCCGACGACCATCGGCGGGCTTCTTTCGGCGATCGGCATTGCCGGCATGGATCGGCTGGTGCGTTTCAACGTCATCGCCACTTCAGGCCGCGCAGTGGAGGCGGCAGGCGATGTCGACACTCTGCTTCTCGACAAGACTGGGACGATCACCTACGGCAACCGCATGGCGTCGGACTTTCTGCCCGCACCCGGCGTCGAGCCACACGAACTGGCCGAGGCCGCCCTTCTCGCAAGCCTTGCCGACGAGACGCCGGAGGGACGTTCCATCGTCGCGCTTGCCAGCGGCACGTACGGGATTGCCACGCCCGATCTGATCGCCGATGCGATTGTTCCCTTCGCGGCTGAAACACGACTTTCCGGATGCGACATCGGCGATCGCCGTCTGCGCAAGGGTGCAGTCGATTCCATCTTGCGTTTCGCCGGCGTAGTCGAAAGCGGCGGCCCCTTGGCCTTCAGGCAGGCCGTCGAGAAGGTTGCCCGCACCGGCGGCACGCCGCTGGCCGTCGCCGATGGAGACAGGCTGCTTGGCGTCATCCACCTCAAAGACGTTGTGAAGCCGGGCATCAAGGAACGCTTTGCGGAACTGCGCGCCATGGGCATCCGCACGGTTATGGTCACCGGCGACAACCCGGTTACCGCCGCCGCCATCGCTTCGGAGGCCGGGGTCGACGATTTCCTCGCCGAGGCCAAACCGGAGGACAAGCTCGCCTATATCCGCACCCAGCAGGCGGAAGGCAGGCTGGTCGCCATGTGCGGCGACGGCACCAACGACGCGCCGGCTCTTGCCCAAGCCGATGTCGGTGTTGCCATGCAGACGGGAACCCAGGCTGCCCGCGAGGCCGCCAACATGGTCGATCTCGATTCGAGCCCGACAAAGCTCATCGAGATTGTCGAGATCGGAAAACAGCTCCTGATGACGAGGGGGGCCCTGACGACCTTCTCCATCGCCAACGACGTGGCCAAATATTTCGCCATCATTCCGGCGCTGTTCGTCGTCACCTATCCGCAGCTGGGCCTGCTCAACATCATGGCGCTCGGCTCGCCGAAATCGGCGATCCTCTCAGCGGTCATTTTCAACGCGCTGATCATCATCGCGCTCATTCCGCTGGCGCTGAAAGGGATCTCTTATCGGCCAGCGGGAGCCGATGTGCTCCTGCGCCGCAATCTCCTCCTGTACGGCCTTGGCGGGCTCGTCTTGCCCTTTGCGGGCATCAAGATCATCGATTTCGCCATTGTCTTCCTGAACCTGGTGTAG
- a CDS encoding EAL domain-containing protein: MSVSSVVNVSIENLFCIAAAYSEGTAGRVLHEVWRRFEVALAESSWRCEQSAWGVQLHHEVASDAGDHFSDIEAIVHEVAISPVVIGSVRVMVALGFYQDRRPVDLLPLPSSSLDAAQYRFDMGTAVLAYSLLRDGEIAFAEQPIVSAADGVRVLYNECLLRLSGYDGAVLAPSVYLPSIERLGLTRTLDRRVVRATILRLRARPDDVLGCNISGLSVCNDLWWHSIVQELRECPDIAKRLVLEVTETASPPDIEDALSCLTALRQTGCRIALDDFGAGVSSIAFARQLRPHIIKIDGLYVRETVSLETAEELLSSLVSMSLCLADDVVVEGVEDIAAVAAAKASGAQWLQGYFTGCPQIPEEPRLRKASPLLSDKIVAFAPRSRAEGRCDGEVLL, translated from the coding sequence GTGAGCGTTTCATCCGTCGTCAACGTCTCGATCGAGAATCTCTTCTGCATCGCTGCCGCCTATTCGGAGGGTACTGCCGGACGCGTTCTGCACGAGGTCTGGCGCCGTTTTGAAGTGGCCCTCGCCGAGAGCTCCTGGCGGTGTGAGCAAAGTGCCTGGGGGGTTCAGCTCCACCACGAGGTTGCGTCCGATGCCGGGGATCACTTTTCTGATATCGAGGCCATCGTTCACGAGGTCGCCATCTCTCCCGTCGTGATTGGCTCCGTGCGTGTCATGGTTGCGCTTGGCTTCTACCAAGATCGCCGGCCGGTGGATTTGTTGCCATTGCCGTCCTCGAGTTTGGATGCCGCCCAGTATCGGTTCGATATGGGCACGGCCGTCCTTGCCTATTCGCTTCTAAGAGACGGCGAGATCGCCTTTGCGGAACAGCCAATAGTCAGCGCCGCTGATGGCGTCCGGGTTCTTTACAATGAATGCCTGTTACGACTGTCGGGCTACGACGGGGCCGTCCTGGCGCCGAGCGTATATCTTCCTTCTATCGAGCGGTTGGGGTTGACGCGTACGCTGGATCGCCGTGTCGTGCGTGCAACCATTTTACGGTTGCGCGCACGACCTGACGATGTCCTCGGCTGCAACATATCCGGCCTTTCAGTCTGCAACGATCTCTGGTGGCACTCCATTGTCCAGGAGCTTCGCGAATGCCCAGACATCGCCAAGCGGCTTGTGCTGGAGGTCACGGAAACGGCATCCCCGCCGGATATCGAAGATGCCCTGTCATGCCTGACCGCATTGCGGCAGACAGGATGCCGCATCGCGCTTGATGACTTCGGGGCGGGTGTCAGCTCCATCGCGTTCGCGCGGCAGCTCCGTCCGCACATCATCAAGATCGACGGTCTCTACGTGCGCGAGACTGTGTCACTCGAAACGGCTGAGGAATTGCTGTCGAGCCTCGTGAGTATGTCGTTGTGCCTGGCCGACGACGTTGTCGTCGAAGGTGTGGAGGACATTGCCGCCGTTGCCGCCGCCAAGGCTTCGGGAGCGCAATGGCTTCAGGGCTATTTTACCGGGTGTCCGCAGATACCGGAGGAGCCGAGGCTTCGAAAAGCGTCCCCCCTTTTGTCCGACAAGATTGTCGCTTTCGCGCCGCGGTCCCGCGCTGAAGGTCGTTGCGACGGCGAGGTCCTGTTATGA
- a CDS encoding sensor histidine kinase gives MGIPDLDPNRRPDPDALLALAEKQRRGKLTIFVGAAPGVGKTYAMLQKARRLRDAGADIVVGLVETHGRDETAALLDGLKLLPRVAVEYRERLLHEFDLDGTLKRRPGVVIVDELAHSNPEGSRHPKRYQDIEELLSEGIDVWTAMNIQHLESLSDLVTQITGVTIRERVPDKVLANADEVLLVDLSPSELVERLKQGKVYLPESATRAVDRFFRIGNLTALRELALRRTADRVDDQVVDYLKQNAIYGPWASGERLVVCVGADTLSETAVRAAGRLASGLNASWVAVHVERPDMDRESPEALRRVDQTLKLAEQLGAEVQRLSGNDFVEEILSFAARQHATQIVIGATRKMPWRPWRGQSLQAALGERANGPALHVITGEGEPAMARVSTLMPGWSEIKRTLLLGTLAVGAATIIGSALDTIVHLPNLSIVFLMAVLGAAAYAGLGAALFASALSTLAYNFFFIEPRYTFTVAEPSEVFALFAYLGVALLGGSLAARIRDQAKAARSRAAATQALYDFSRKLSGTAKDDEVLWAAVTQLQATLRRNVIVFLPKEGDLQIMAAWPPDTEANVTDMTAARWAQEKQEPAGSGTGTLPNSQFQFRPLMSPHGSVGVCGIELAGEPMTSSEERNLMAIIDQTAIAIDRARLSRESLEQAARLEGERYRDALLSSISHDLKTPLATITGAVSSLREFGERMPPASRDDLLQSIEQESDRLSRFVANLLDMSRIEAGGLRTARDWIDVADVVRSAVERIRRYFPGRVIETGIATDLPLIEGDSVLMGQILFNLLDNAVKYGGSEPINVYARRDGDAVLISVTDLGKGIPPEDLERVFEKFYRRGKADGRAPGTGLGLSIARGFVEAMGGTIRAESPALKKKGTRIVMRFPLKTASGDGTTP, from the coding sequence ATGGGAATACCCGACCTAGATCCGAACCGGCGCCCCGATCCGGACGCCCTGCTTGCCCTTGCGGAGAAGCAACGCCGGGGCAAGCTGACGATTTTCGTGGGCGCGGCGCCCGGTGTCGGGAAGACCTACGCCATGCTTCAGAAGGCAAGGCGGCTGCGGGATGCCGGTGCCGACATCGTCGTCGGTTTGGTCGAGACCCATGGCCGTGACGAGACGGCGGCACTTCTCGACGGGCTCAAGTTGTTGCCAAGGGTCGCCGTCGAGTACCGGGAACGCCTTCTGCATGAGTTCGACCTTGACGGCACGCTGAAGCGCAGGCCGGGTGTCGTCATCGTTGACGAACTCGCCCACAGCAATCCGGAGGGCAGCCGGCATCCCAAGCGCTACCAGGACATCGAGGAGCTGCTGAGTGAGGGAATAGACGTATGGACGGCGATGAACATCCAGCATCTGGAAAGCCTCTCCGATCTCGTGACACAGATTACCGGCGTTACCATCCGGGAACGCGTACCGGATAAGGTGCTTGCCAACGCGGACGAGGTATTGCTTGTCGATCTTTCGCCCTCCGAGCTCGTCGAGCGCTTGAAGCAAGGCAAGGTGTACCTGCCTGAAAGTGCGACCCGTGCCGTCGACCGCTTCTTCAGGATCGGCAACCTTACGGCGCTGCGTGAACTGGCATTGCGTCGCACTGCCGATCGTGTCGACGATCAGGTTGTCGATTATCTGAAGCAGAATGCGATTTACGGTCCCTGGGCCAGCGGTGAACGACTTGTCGTGTGCGTCGGGGCGGACACCCTGTCGGAAACCGCTGTGCGTGCCGCAGGACGATTGGCGTCAGGGTTGAATGCGTCATGGGTCGCCGTTCATGTCGAGCGGCCGGATATGGACCGAGAAAGCCCGGAGGCGCTAAGGCGGGTCGATCAGACACTGAAACTCGCCGAGCAGCTGGGGGCCGAAGTGCAGAGGCTCAGTGGCAACGACTTTGTTGAAGAGATACTGAGCTTTGCAGCGCGCCAACACGCCACGCAGATCGTCATAGGAGCGACGCGCAAGATGCCCTGGCGCCCATGGCGCGGACAGTCGCTTCAGGCTGCCCTTGGCGAGCGGGCGAACGGTCCTGCCCTTCATGTCATCACCGGAGAAGGCGAGCCGGCGATGGCAAGGGTCAGCACCTTGATGCCTGGCTGGTCGGAGATAAAGCGCACGCTCCTTCTCGGCACGCTGGCAGTCGGCGCGGCCACGATCATCGGCTCGGCCCTGGACACGATCGTTCATCTGCCCAACCTGTCGATCGTGTTCCTGATGGCCGTCCTTGGTGCCGCAGCCTATGCCGGATTGGGTGCCGCACTGTTTGCCTCGGCACTATCGACGCTGGCCTACAACTTCTTCTTCATCGAGCCGCGCTACACCTTCACCGTCGCGGAACCTTCGGAAGTATTCGCTCTCTTTGCTTATCTCGGGGTTGCCCTGCTGGGTGGCAGCCTGGCGGCGCGCATCCGAGACCAGGCGAAAGCTGCGCGCAGCAGAGCCGCGGCAACGCAGGCGCTCTATGATTTTTCACGCAAACTCTCCGGCACCGCCAAGGACGACGAGGTCCTCTGGGCCGCCGTCACGCAATTGCAGGCCACCTTGCGGCGCAATGTCATCGTTTTTCTGCCCAAGGAAGGAGACCTGCAGATCATGGCGGCCTGGCCGCCCGATACCGAGGCGAACGTCACCGACATGACCGCGGCGCGATGGGCACAGGAAAAACAGGAGCCGGCCGGAAGCGGTACGGGCACACTTCCCAACAGCCAGTTTCAGTTCAGGCCGCTGATGAGCCCCCACGGCTCTGTCGGTGTCTGCGGCATCGAGCTTGCCGGCGAGCCGATGACCTCTTCCGAGGAACGCAATCTGATGGCGATCATCGATCAGACCGCGATTGCGATCGATAGGGCACGTCTGTCGAGGGAGAGCCTGGAACAGGCTGCGCGGCTGGAGGGGGAGCGCTACAGGGATGCTCTCCTGTCGTCGATCTCGCACGATCTGAAGACGCCGCTGGCGACGATAACGGGGGCAGTGAGCAGCCTGAGGGAGTTCGGAGAAAGGATGCCGCCGGCGAGCCGCGATGATCTCCTGCAATCGATCGAGCAGGAAAGCGACCGGCTATCGCGTTTCGTCGCCAACCTCCTGGACATGAGCCGCATCGAGGCGGGCGGCCTAAGAACTGCACGCGACTGGATCGACGTCGCGGATGTCGTCCGCTCGGCGGTCGAGCGCATCAGGCGATATTTCCCGGGACGGGTCATAGAGACGGGCATCGCCACCGATCTGCCGCTGATCGAGGGCGACAGCGTGCTCATGGGCCAAATCCTGTTCAATCTCCTGGACAATGCCGTCAAATATGGCGGCAGCGAACCGATCAACGTTTACGCCCGCCGCGATGGCGATGCAGTCCTGATTTCCGTCACGGATCTTGGAAAGGGAATTCCCCCGGAAGACCTCGAACGCGTTTTCGAAAAGTTCTATCGTCGCGGCAAGGCCGATGGTCGCGCACCTGGGACCGGACTGGGCCTGTCCATTGCGCGCGGCTTTGTCGAGGCGATGGGTGGGACGATCAGGGCCGAAAGTCCGGCACTTAAGAAGAAAGGTACACGCATAGTCATGAGGTTCCCGCTGAAGACCGCCTCCGGCGACGGGACGACGCCATGA
- a CDS encoding recombinase family protein — protein MKIGYARVSTEDQRLDLQIEALKRNGCDNIFSDHGVSGGNFERPGLEQALDQLETNDTLVVWKLDRLGRSLIRLVQLIDELGKRKVHFQSLSENIDTSSPGGRLVFHMMAALAEFERSLISERTRAGMAAARRVGQHLGRKPILSDDELREAADQVTHQGAVLNEVAKRLGLAPRSLRRMIQARLGRNQPKLCGQNPANDRLLEARRS, from the coding sequence ATGAAAATAGGATATGCGCGCGTTTCTACGGAAGATCAGAGACTCGACCTCCAGATAGAGGCTCTTAAAAGGAATGGTTGTGACAACATTTTTTCGGATCATGGAGTCTCTGGAGGCAACTTCGAGCGTCCCGGTCTGGAACAGGCTCTCGATCAGCTTGAGACAAACGATACGCTTGTGGTCTGGAAGCTCGATCGTCTCGGCCGTTCCCTGATCCGCCTTGTTCAGCTGATAGATGAGCTCGGGAAACGGAAGGTGCACTTTCAGTCCCTGTCAGAGAACATCGACACCAGTTCGCCCGGGGGCCGTCTCGTCTTCCACATGATGGCAGCGCTCGCCGAATTCGAGCGGTCCCTCATCAGCGAACGCACACGCGCAGGCATGGCTGCCGCACGCCGGGTAGGCCAGCACCTCGGCCGCAAGCCTATCCTGTCGGATGACGAGCTACGGGAGGCGGCCGATCAGGTCACGCATCAAGGGGCAGTACTGAACGAGGTCGCCAAGCGCCTGGGCCTTGCCCCCCGTTCTCTGCGGCGCATGATACAGGCGCGCTTAGGGAGAAACCAGCCGAAGCTCTGTGGCCAGAACCCTGCAAATGACCGGCTCTTGGAGGCTCGACGCTCGTAA
- the kdpC gene encoding potassium-transporting ATPase subunit KdpC, translating into MLKHLRPAFSIVVLMTALTGIAYPLAITGVAQAIAPAKANGSLILRDGHVIGSRLIGQSFNSDGYFWPRPSATASVPYNADASGGSNYGPTSASLRSRVTADITRLSGTGMRAPLPADAVMASGSGLDPDISPDFARAQVSRVAKTRGIEQADLDRLVETHTSGRWLGFIGEPRVNVLELNLALDALKT; encoded by the coding sequence ATGCTCAAGCATCTTCGCCCCGCATTTTCGATTGTTGTCCTGATGACTGCGTTGACCGGCATTGCCTATCCCCTGGCGATCACCGGCGTCGCGCAGGCGATCGCGCCGGCAAAGGCCAACGGCAGCCTGATCTTGAGGGATGGTCATGTCATCGGCTCCCGCTTGATCGGTCAGAGCTTCAATTCTGACGGCTATTTCTGGCCGCGGCCATCGGCTACAGCATCCGTTCCCTACAACGCAGATGCGTCCGGCGGCTCAAACTACGGTCCCACATCGGCCAGTCTCCGATCGCGAGTGACAGCCGACATCACGCGGCTTTCAGGCACCGGGATGAGGGCACCCCTGCCCGCAGATGCCGTCATGGCATCCGGCTCAGGCTTGGACCCTGACATTTCGCCGGATTTCGCCCGTGCGCAGGTCTCCCGCGTGGCAAAGACGAGAGGGATTGAACAGGCCGATCTCGATCGCCTCGTCGAAACTCATACCAGCGGGAGATGGCTCGGATTCATCGGTGAGCCACGCGTGAATGTGCTAGAACTCAATCTTGCACTTGATGCATTGAAGACCTGA
- the kdpF gene encoding K(+)-transporting ATPase subunit F encodes MPAPFSACEAGAMEALLGIVIAAALFIYLVVTLLRPEKF; translated from the coding sequence ATGCCCGCGCCCTTCAGCGCATGTGAGGCCGGCGCGATGGAAGCTCTTCTCGGCATCGTGATAGCGGCTGCCCTTTTCATCTATCTGGTCGTCACGCTGCTGCGGCCGGAAAAGTTCTGA
- the kdpA gene encoding potassium-transporting ATPase subunit KdpA: MTFIGWLQIGFGLLLVFLAIKPLGVYMAAVFDGRRTWLSPALLPLENMFYKLSGIKAEREHGWLGYTLAMLAFSLAGFLVLYALQRLQAYLPVNPQGFAGVPSDLAFNTAVSFVTNTNWQNYAGEATMSNLTQMAGLAVQNFLSAATGIALAIAVTRAFSRSQAQTIGNFWVDLTRATLYVLLPIAIVIAIAFVLLGLPQTLAGTATATTLEGAKQVIALGPVASQEAIKQLGTNGGGFFNANAAHPFENPNALSNYLNIFAMMSLSSALVYAFGQMTGNRRQGWVLIASIAILLCAGIAVIYWAEANGNPILTALGVDPAQGNMEGKEIRFGQAMTALYAAVTTGQSNGGVNGMIGSFTGLGGLVPMFLIQLGEILPGGVGSGLYGLIVFAVLSVFVAGLMVGRTPEFLGKKIERREMKFAMLAVLILPLVILGFSAVAAMLPFAVSSIGTAGPHGLSEILYAYTSAAGNNGSAMAGLNGNTVWYNTTLGIAMLLGRFGYIVPVMAMAGSIAAKQKIPASKGTFPTDTPLFAGLLIGIILILGGLQFFPALALGPVVEHFAMLAGQTF, encoded by the coding sequence ATGACCTTTATCGGATGGCTGCAAATCGGCTTCGGGCTGCTTCTTGTTTTCCTTGCCATCAAGCCGCTTGGTGTCTACATGGCCGCGGTGTTTGACGGACGGCGGACCTGGCTTTCGCCAGCGCTCCTGCCGCTCGAAAACATGTTTTACAAGCTTTCCGGCATCAAGGCCGAGCGCGAGCATGGATGGCTCGGCTACACGCTCGCCATGCTGGCTTTCTCACTGGCGGGATTTCTCGTCCTCTATGCGCTTCAGCGCCTTCAGGCCTATCTGCCGGTCAACCCGCAGGGCTTTGCCGGAGTGCCGAGCGATCTTGCCTTCAATACCGCCGTCAGCTTCGTGACCAATACAAACTGGCAAAACTATGCCGGCGAAGCGACCATGAGCAACCTGACGCAGATGGCGGGCCTCGCGGTACAGAACTTTCTGTCGGCGGCGACGGGCATCGCGCTCGCGATCGCCGTGACACGGGCGTTCAGCCGATCGCAGGCGCAGACGATCGGCAATTTCTGGGTCGATCTCACACGGGCGACCCTTTACGTGCTTCTGCCGATTGCAATTGTCATCGCGATCGCGTTCGTACTCCTGGGCCTGCCGCAAACGCTTGCCGGAACGGCAACCGCCACAACGCTTGAGGGCGCAAAGCAGGTGATCGCGCTGGGGCCTGTCGCCAGCCAGGAGGCGATCAAGCAGCTCGGAACGAATGGCGGCGGCTTTTTCAATGCCAATGCCGCGCACCCGTTCGAAAATCCTAATGCGCTTTCCAATTACCTGAACATCTTCGCCATGATGTCCCTGTCCTCGGCGCTCGTCTACGCGTTCGGCCAAATGACCGGAAACCGCCGGCAGGGTTGGGTGCTCATCGCCTCCATCGCGATCCTTCTGTGCGCGGGCATCGCGGTCATCTACTGGGCCGAGGCCAACGGCAACCCGATCCTGACTGCGCTCGGCGTCGATCCGGCGCAGGGGAACATGGAAGGTAAGGAGATCCGCTTTGGCCAGGCCATGACAGCGCTCTATGCCGCCGTCACGACCGGGCAGTCCAATGGCGGCGTCAATGGCATGATCGGCTCGTTCACCGGGCTCGGCGGTCTTGTCCCGATGTTTCTCATCCAGCTTGGCGAGATCCTGCCCGGCGGCGTCGGTTCCGGACTGTATGGCCTGATCGTATTCGCGGTTCTCTCGGTCTTCGTCGCGGGCCTCATGGTTGGTCGCACGCCGGAATTCCTCGGCAAGAAAATCGAAAGGCGCGAGATGAAATTCGCCATGCTCGCGGTGCTCATCCTGCCTCTCGTCATCCTTGGATTCTCCGCCGTCGCTGCCATGCTGCCCTTCGCGGTATCGTCCATCGGCACCGCCGGACCGCACGGACTTTCAGAAATCCTCTATGCCTATACGTCAGCGGCCGGCAACAACGGCTCGGCCATGGCCGGGCTCAACGGCAACACCGTCTGGTACAACACGACGCTTGGCATCGCGATGCTGCTCGGCCGTTTCGGCTACATCGTACCGGTTATGGCCATGGCGGGTTCAATCGCCGCCAAACAGAAGATTCCGGCCTCCAAGGGCACATTCCCGACCGACACGCCCCTGTTCGCGGGCCTTCTCATTGGCATCATCCTTATCCTCGGCGGCCTGCAGTTCTTCCCTGCCCTCGCGCTCGGACCTGTCGTCGAGCATTTCGCGATGCTTGCCGGACAAACCTTCTAA
- a CDS encoding sugar transferase has protein sequence MYRHAIGYWDNPARRLLRIRYQLLGGLAFAIGIPLSLRMAFVPEILSNSNHQVTVFAAMIAHFMGYVLYRRLGTFPGVAAAGAILPTFALTYGLVFLIIFFFRLDYSRFQAGGSFLLSSLWYFGLAVVVSRLEPVRLAVVPGGDVTQVTSISGVAWRMLVSPGVHNERIQGVVADLRADLSGAWERFLADCALSGTPVYHVKQIMESLTGRVAIEHLSENTLGSLNPNQAYLTIKHGLDWLAAAVCLTLLSPAFLLVGLLIRLESNGPAVFRQQRVGYHGEVFTIYKFRTMRLESPGAANARERAMTADGDPRITRLGRYLRRTRIDELPQILNILRGEMSWIGPRPEALPLSVWYEEKLPFYRYRHVVRPGITGWAQVNQGHVAQVEDVNTKLQFDFYYIKNFSPWLDIVILLKTVKTIFGGFGAK, from the coding sequence ATGTACAGGCATGCAATAGGCTATTGGGACAACCCGGCCCGTCGGCTGTTGAGGATCCGTTACCAGCTTCTCGGCGGGCTGGCCTTTGCAATCGGCATTCCGCTGTCCCTTCGGATGGCTTTTGTTCCGGAGATCCTGTCGAATAGCAACCATCAGGTCACCGTGTTCGCGGCGATGATCGCCCATTTTATGGGCTATGTGCTTTACCGCCGTCTGGGCACGTTTCCCGGTGTTGCGGCGGCAGGCGCCATTCTGCCCACCTTCGCCCTGACCTATGGGCTGGTGTTCCTGATCATATTCTTCTTCCGTCTCGACTACAGCCGGTTCCAGGCCGGAGGATCGTTCCTGTTGTCCTCGCTCTGGTATTTCGGCCTGGCCGTGGTCGTCAGCAGACTGGAACCAGTGCGTCTGGCCGTGGTGCCGGGGGGCGATGTCACGCAAGTGACCTCCATCAGCGGGGTTGCCTGGCGCATGCTGGTTTCGCCCGGTGTGCACAACGAACGCATTCAAGGTGTCGTCGCAGATTTGCGGGCCGATCTTTCCGGTGCATGGGAACGCTTTCTTGCCGATTGCGCGCTGTCTGGAACGCCGGTCTATCACGTCAAGCAAATCATGGAATCGCTGACGGGCCGCGTTGCGATCGAGCACCTGTCAGAAAACACGCTCGGCTCGCTCAATCCCAACCAGGCCTACCTGACGATCAAGCACGGGCTTGATTGGCTCGCCGCGGCCGTCTGCCTCACGCTTCTGTCTCCCGCCTTCCTGCTCGTGGGTCTCCTGATCCGTCTGGAGTCCAACGGTCCGGCCGTCTTCCGGCAGCAGCGCGTCGGATATCACGGCGAGGTCTTCACCATCTACAAGTTCCGCACCATGCGCCTTGAGTCGCCGGGGGCGGCAAATGCGCGCGAGCGCGCCATGACCGCAGACGGGGATCCGCGCATTACCCGGCTCGGGCGCTATCTGAGACGCACTCGCATCGATGAGCTCCCGCAGATCCTCAATATTCTCAGAGGTGAGATGAGTTGGATCGGTCCACGCCCGGAGGCGTTGCCACTGTCTGTCTGGTACGAAGAAAAACTCCCTTTCTATCGCTATCGTCACGTTGTGAGGCCGGGAATAACGGGGTGGGCTCAGGTAAATCAAGGTCACGTTGCACAGGTGGAAGATGTCAACACGAAGCTGCAGTTCGATTTTTACTACATAAAGAACTTTTCACCTTGGTTGGACATCGTGATTTTGTTGAAGACCGTAAAGACTATATTCGGGGGATTTGGGGCGAAATGA